The Flavobacteriales bacterium genomic sequence CTGCCGACTTGCCTACCATGGAGTTTGACGAGCCATCCTACGGGTTCGGTACCATCACCCAGGGAGAGAAAGTGGCCCACTCCTATACGTTCAAGAACAATGGCAAAGCAGACCTGATCATCTCCAACGCTACAGGCAGCTGCGGTTGCACCGTACCCAAGTGGCCCGATCAACCCATCGCCCCCGGAGAAACCGGTACCATTGACGTGGTATTCGACAGCGACGGTAAAAGCGGCCGCCAGGAAAAAACGGTGACCATCCTCGCCAACACACAACCGAACAGAACCACCCTGAAACTTTACGGTGAAGTGGCTGCCCCCGGTAGTGAAGCAACCGAGTAATTTATTTTCTTATACCCCCTAATCGATTTCATTCATGTCACAAACATTAACCATATTCCTTCAGGCTGCATCTCCCTCCGGTGGTGGTTCATCCCAAACCATGATCATGATCGGACTGATGCTGATCGTGTTCTATTTCTTCATGATTCGCCCGCAGGCCAAGAAAGCCAAAGAACAAAAGAAGTTCAAAGAGGGCCTGAAGCCGGGCGATAAAGTCATCACCATTGGTGGTATTCATGCCAAGATCGCAGAAGTGAAGGAAAATGTATGTATCCTTGAGGTGGAAGGCGGCAACCGCCTGAAGGTGGAAAAGAGCGCCATCTCCATGGATTTCTCAAAAGAGACAAGCCCGCCCGGATCATCCAAATAAACATCGTTCATGAAGGACGAAAAGGCACAGCAAGAATCGTTCGTTCGGAGCAACATTCGTCGTGGTCTCCGCAATCGGCAGCTGTATGTCTTCCTGTCCTGTGTGTTGTTGTCGACCATCTTCTGGTTGCTCATCACATTGTCCGAATCTTCGTCCGCCCGCATCTCAACCCGGTTGGTATATACCGGGCTTCCGTCAGACAAGGTGCTGGTGGATTCACTTCCGCTCAGGGCCACGGTGAAAGTCAGCGGAAACGGTTTTGATCTCCTTGGCCTGCGCATCAGGGAGCCGGGTCTTCAGTTGCAGGTGAACGTGGCCAAGCTTCGTCTGCGGATGAAGAATGACAAGGAGTATTACATCCTCCCCAATCAAAAACTTTCTTACTTCAGCGATCAATGGAACCGGAACATTCGCATGACCGATATTGATCCCGATTCCATCCTGTTCCGGTTCGATGAACGTACGTCGCGTAAAGTGCCCGTTGTGCTTGATACGCGCATGACCTTCCGGAAACAGTTCCAGATGAAAGATACCCCCATGCTGACCCCCGACAGCGTAACAATCTCCGGACCTGCCGTGTTGGTGAAGCAGGTGGAACGCGTTTTTACTCAGCCGGTGGAAGCCGATGAT encodes the following:
- the yajC gene encoding preprotein translocase subunit YajC: MSQTLTIFLQAASPSGGGSSQTMIMIGLMLIVFYFFMIRPQAKKAKEQKKFKEGLKPGDKVITIGGIHAKIAEVKENVCILEVEGGNRLKVEKSAISMDFSKETSPPGSSK
- a CDS encoding DUF1573 domain-containing protein; the encoded protein is MRNYLNFLAAATFLTLMSCGGDQQEQATEDLSPGLVENPASADGGDPADLPTMEFDEPSYGFGTITQGEKVAHSYTFKNNGKADLIISNATGSCGCTVPKWPDQPIAPGETGTIDVVFDSDGKSGRQEKTVTILANTQPNRTTLKLYGEVAAPGSEATE